A single genomic interval of Oxyura jamaicensis isolate SHBP4307 breed ruddy duck chromosome 26, BPBGC_Ojam_1.0, whole genome shotgun sequence harbors:
- the CTSE gene encoding cathepsin E has protein sequence MKRLFFLAALCLALGSGLKRVTLTRHRSLRKTLRDRGQLSQFWKAQKLDMVQYSEDCSAFTEANEPLINYLDMEYFGQISIGTPPQNFTVVFDTGSSNLWVPSIYCTSKACTEHSRFQPSRSSTYEPMGIPFSIQYGTGSLTGVIGSDQVTVEGLTVTNQQFAESVSEPGKTFLDAEFDGILGLAYPSLAVDGVTPVFDNMMAQNLVELPMFSVYMSSNPDSSLGGELLFGGFDPSRFLGTLNWVPVTQQGYWQIELDNVQVGGTVAFCKDGCQAIVDTGTSLLTGPTKDIKKLQKYIGATAVDGEYAVDCSNLNVMPDVTFTINGLPYTLTSRAYTLMEYSNGMAFCTSGFQGMDVTPPAGPLWILGDVFIRQFYSVFDRGNNRVGLAPAAP, from the exons ATGAAGCGCCTCTTCTTCCTCGCCGCACTCTGCCTCGCCCTGGGCAGTGGCTTGAAGAG GGTGACCCTGACACGGCACCGCTCCCTGCGGAAGACGCTGCGGGACCGCGGGCAGCTCTCCCAGTTCTGGAAAGCCCAAAAGCTCGACATGGTACAGTACAGCGAGGACTGCTCTGCCTTCACAGAGGCCAACGAGCCCCTCATCAACTACCTGGAC ATGGAGTACTTCGGGCAGATTTCCATCGGGACCCCTCCCCAGAACTTCACGGTGGTTTTCGACACGGGCTCCTCCAACCTCTGGGTGCCGTCCATCTACTGCACCAGCAAAGCCTGCA CCGAGCACTCCAGGTTCCAGCCGTCGCGCTCGAGCACGTACGAGCCCATGGGCATCCCCTTCTCCATCCAGTACGGGACCGGCAGTTTGACGGGGGTCATCGGGTCTGACCAAGTCACC GTGGAGGGCCTGACCGTGACGAACCAGCAGTTCGCAGAGAGCGTCAGCGAGCCGGGCAAAACCTTCCTGGATGCCGAGTTCGACGGGATCCTGGGTCTGGCCTACCCGTCGCTGGCTGTGGACGGGGTCACCCCCGTCTTCGACAACATGATGGCCCAAAACCTGGTGGAGCTGCCCATGTTCTCGGTCTACATGAGCTC gAACCCGGACTCCTCCCTGGGTGGAGAGCTGCTCTTCGGGGGCTTTGATCCCTCCCGCTTCTTGGGGACCCTGAACTGGGTGCCGGTCACGCAGCAGGGCTACTGGCAGATCGAGCTGGACAA TGTGCAGGTGGGTGGCACCGTGGCTTTCTGCAAGGACGGCTGCCAGGCCATCGTGGACACCGGGACGTCGCTCCTCACAGGCCCTACCAAGGACATAAAGAAACTGCAGAAGTACATCGGTGCCACGGCTGTGGATGGAGAG TACGCCGTGGATTGCAGCAACCTGAACGTGATGCCCGACGTGACCTTCACCATCAACGGGCTCCCCTACACGCTCACCTCCCGAGCCTACACCCTCATG GAGTACAGCAACGGCATGGCCTTCTGCACCAGCGGCTTCCAGGGCATGGACGTCACCCCTCCTGCCGGCCCCCTCTGGATTTTGGGTGATGTTTTCATCCGACAGTTTTACTCCGTCTTCGACCGTGGGAATAACAGGGTGGGCTTGGCGCCCGCCGCCCCTTAG
- the RHEX gene encoding regulator of hemoglobinization and erythroid cell expansion protein, whose amino-acid sequence MANCEWWVPVATSAVALVLYALLLLLLYIMLSRKIDSRSCSKEASSRPAAQPQQPPTSSAGGEGAQQPAYAGEGGSETSSETSEESMSSPSGPQGPRSPENLNYTSLLFSGKGHGPGSTRDYENMKTGADYVNVDPKKKKVDFWACSSPVASKSIEYTEVKL is encoded by the exons ATGGCCAATTGCGAATG gTGGGTGCCTGTTGCCACCTCGGCTGTAGCCCTGGTCCTATATGCTCTACTCTTACTGCTACTTTACATCATGCTCAGCAGGAAAATAG acagccgctcctgcagcaaggaggCGAGCAGCcgtcctgcagcacagccccagcagccgccGACTTCTTCGGCCGGAGGGGAAGGGGCGCAACAACCGGCCTATGCAGGTGAGGGGGG CAGCGAGACGTCTTCAGAGACCTCGGAGGAGTCGATGAGCAGCCCCTCCGGCCCACAG GGCCCTCGGTCGCCTGAAAACCTCAATTACACGTCCCTGCTCTTCTCGGGGAAGGGCCACGGGCCAGGCTCCACCAGGGACTACGAGAACATGAAGACGGGCGCGGACTACGTCAACGTGGAcccaaagaagaagaaagtggaTTTCTGggcctgctccagccctgtcGCCTCCAAATCCATCGAGTACACGGAGGTGAAGCTGTGA
- the AVPR1B gene encoding vasopressin V1b receptor has product MEPGWGWNSSHRGRAGHDKGVQSPQALAGDPNVTLLHSRDEELAKAEVGVLATILVVATVGNAGVLLAMYRLRRKMSRMHLFILHLGLTDLGVALFQVLPQMIWEVTYRFLGPDPLCRAVKYLQVLSMFASTYMLIAMTLDRYVAVCHPLRTLQQPSRQAYAMIGATWLLSCLLSLPQVFIFSLREVRQGSGVLDCWADFRYPWGARAYITWTTLCIFILPVGILTVCYSLICYEICKNLKGKTQSCAPSTGGPTAAPPAPCSSEKCGQCPGGQPSRVSSVRTISRAKIRTVKMTFVIVVAYIACWAPFFSMQMWSVWDEDAPDDESTNVAFTITMLLASLSSCCNPWIYMFFSRHLLRDVGRCLSCWCSPTSRVRRQVSNGSLCSRKTTVLSPSQHGSLPLRGGSSRDLDLPEEEAVTESGTL; this is encoded by the exons ATGGAGCCGGGCTGGGGATGGAACAGCTCCCACCGTGGCCGGGCCGGGCACGACAAGGGGGTGCAGAGCCCCCAGGCCCTGGCGGGGGACCCCAATGTGACCCTGCTGCACAGCCGGGACGAGGAGCTGGCCAAGGCAGAGGTCGGGGTGCTGGCCACCATCCTGGTGGTGGCAACCGTGGGCAACGCGGGGGTGCTGCTGGCGATGTACCGcctgaggaggaagatgagCCGCATGCACCTCTtcatcctgcacctggggctgACCGACCTGGGCGTCGCGCTCTTCCAGGTGCTGCCACAGATGATCTGGGAGGTGACGTACCGCTTCCTGGGGCCAGACCCGCTCTGCAGGGCTGTCAAGTACCTGCAGGTGCTGAGCATGTTCGCCTCCACCTACATGCTCATCGCCATGACCCTGGACCGCTACGTGGCCGTGTGCCACCCGCTGCgcaccctgcagcagcccagccgcCAGGCCTATGCCATGATAGGGGCCACAtggctgctcagctgcctgctcagcCTGCCCCAGGTCTTCATCTTCTCCTTACGGGAGGTCCGACAGGGCTCAGGGGTGCTGGACTGCTGGGCGGACTTCAGGTACCCATGGGGCGCCCGAGCCTACATCACCTGGACCACACTGTGCATCTTCATCCTGCCCGTCGGCATCCTCACCGTCTGCTACAGCCTCATCTGCTACGAGATCTGCAAGAACCTCAAGGGCAAGACCCAGAGCTGTGCCCCCAGCACTGGGGGGCCCAcagcagcccccccagctccctgctcctctgaGAAGTGCGGGCAGTGCCCCGGCGGGCAGCCCTCACGCGTGAGCAGCGTGCGCACCATCTCCCGGGCCAAGATCCGCACGGTGAAGATGACTTTTGTCATCGTGGTGGCCTACATCGCCTGCTGGGCACCCTTCTTCAGCATGCAGATGTGGTCAGTGTGGGACGAGGATGCTCCTGACGATG AGTCCACCAATGTGGCCTTCACCATCACCATGCTGCTGGCcagcctcagcagctgctgcaaccCCTGGATTTACATGTTCTTCAGCAGGCACCTGCTGCGGGACGTGGGGCGCTGCCTCTCCTGCTGGTGCAGCCCCACGTCCCGGGTGCGCAGGCAGGTCTCCAACGGGagcctctgcagcaggaaaaccACCGTCCTGAGCCCCAGCCAACACGGCAGCCTCCCCCTGCGTGGGGGCAGCTCCAGGGACCTCGACCTGCCCGAGGAGGAAGCAGTGACCGAGTCGGGCACCCTTTAG